One Eurosta solidaginis isolate ZX-2024a chromosome 5, ASM4086904v1, whole genome shotgun sequence DNA segment encodes these proteins:
- the OXA1L gene encoding mitochondrial inner membrane protein OXA1L isoform X3, with protein sequence MLSTKVHYLKYPKSANLVNLCGKINSDYVAVSFNKTRARNYHLSVTTNTTKQHLLLPATLNGISLPGGGQALRFSSADTTTAAKTVVDLSNIPEAPPVPPAPLEEVTINALGEPTFASIGLGGWSPVGMVENIMEYLHVTCDLPWWGAIALGTLAVRIIIFPLVIMAQRNAAKMGNNMPQMQVLQLKMSEARQTGNVLDASRYAQEMMLFMKGKNINPLKNMIVPIAQAPLFISFFMSLRAMANTPVESMREGGLFWFTDLTVADPTFILPIITSATLYLTIEVGTDSARLSAQNMGMMKYVLRALPICIFPFTMNFPAAILTYWACSNFISLVQVSILKIPSVRDYFKIERMVVHKPEALPIKKKKFLEGIKEFEQFREHPKQI encoded by the exons ATGTTGTCGACAAAGGTGCACTACCTAAAATACCCCAAATCAGCAAACTTGGTAAATCTCTGTGGCAAG ATAAATAGCGATTATGTAGCTGTATCCTTCAACAAAACGCGAGCCAGAAACTATCATCTGTCGGTGAccacaaatacaacaaaacaacacCTGCTCTTGCCGGCAACGCTAAATGGGATCAGCTTGCCCGGCGGAGGACAAGCTTTACGGTTCTCAAGCGCCGATACAACAACAGCTGCTAAAACAGTTGTAGATCTCTCCAATATCCCCGAAGCACCCCCTGTTCCACCAGCACCACTGGAGGAAGTTACAATAAATGCACTTGGTGAGCCTACATTTGCGTCTATCGGCCTTGGTGGCTGGTCTCCAGTGGGTATGGTAGAAAATATTATGGAATATTTACATGTTACCTGTGATTTGCCGTGGTGGGGTGCAATCGCTCTTGGCACGCTAGCAGTACGCATAATCATATTCCCGCTGGTGATTATGGCACAACGAAATGCAGCAAAAATGGGCAATAATATGCCACAAATGCAAGTGCTACAATTAAAAATGAGTGAAGCGCGTCAAACTGGGAATGTGTTGGATGCATCGCGATATGCACAAGAAATGATGTTATTCATGAAGGGCAAAAATATTAATCCTCTAAAGAATATGATTGTACCAATAGCACAAGCAccacttttcatttcattttttatgagTTTACGTGCTATGGCTAATACACCTGTGGAGTCAATGCGTGAAGGTGGTCTCTTTTGGTTTACCGATTTAACTGTGGCAGATCCTACGTTCATATTGCCAATAATTACCAGCGCTACACTCTACTTGACAATAGAAGTTGGTACAGATAGTGCCCGTTTGAGTGCACAAAATATGGGAATGATGAAATATGTTTTACGTGCATTACCAATTTGCATATTTCCATTTACAATGAACTTTCCAGCGGCTATTCTAACTTATTGGGCTTGCAGTAATTTCATTTCATTAGTGCAG GTGTCCATTTTAAAAATACCTAGCGTAcgtgattattttaaaattgaaagaaTGGTTGTGCATAAACCAGAAGCTCTccctataaagaagaaaaagTTCTTGGAAGGCATAAAAGAAT TTGAACAGTTTAGAGAACACCCAAAACAGATCTAA
- the galla-2 gene encoding MIP18 family protein galla-2, whose protein sequence is MPIEIENINPNVYGKRKERELTANEEDENVPDPLDTREIFDLIRNINDPEHPLTLEELHVVQEDLIEVNDSKNEVFIHFTPTIPHCSMATLIGLSIRVKLLRSLPPRFKVNVEITPGTHASENAVNKQLADKERVAAALENKHLAEVINQCISKA, encoded by the exons ATGCCTATAGAAATTGAAAATATAAATCCAAATGTTTATGGCAAACGCAAGGAACGAGAATTAACAGCTAATGAAGAAGATGAAAATGTACCAGACCCATTAGATACGCGTGAAATATTTG ATTTGATACGTAACATTAATGACCCCGAACATCCACTCACACTTGAGGAGCTTCATGTCGTGCAGGAAGATTTAATTGAAGTGAATGATAGCAAGAATGAAGTATTTATCCACTTTACACCAACAATTCCTCATTGTTCAATGGCTACACTAATCGGTTTATCCATACGCGTAAAATTGTTACGCTCCTTGCCGCCGCGCTTTAAAGTTAATGTGGAAATAACACCTGGTACCCATGCTTCAGAGAACGCAGTTAATAAACAGCTTGCTGACAAAGAACGTGTTGCAGCTGCTCTTGAAAATAAGCATCTTGCTGAGGTTATTAATCAGTGCATATCCAAAGCTTAA
- the OXA1L gene encoding mitochondrial inner membrane protein OXA1L isoform X1 — MLSTKVHYLKYPKSANLVNLCGKINSDYVAVSFNKTRARNYHLSVTTNTTKQHLLLPATLNGISLPGGGQALRFSSADTTTAAKTVVDLSNIPEAPPVPPAPLEEVTINALGEPTFASIGLGGWSPVGMVENIMEYLHVTCDLPWWGAIALGTLAVRIIIFPLVIMAQRNAAKMGNNMPQMQVLQLKMSEARQTGNVLDASRYAQEMMLFMKGKNINPLKNMIVPIAQAPLFISFFMSLRAMANTPVESMREGGLFWFTDLTVADPTFILPIITSATLYLTIEVGTDSARLSAQNMGMMKYVLRALPICIFPFTMNFPAAILTYWACSNFISLVQVSILKIPSVRDYFKIERMVVHKPEALPIKKKKFLEGIKEYVLLFVFLAKWRYGHTYFIPTPNDIYKADAFSLRSFFMAECLRNQFRVATPTRIFFLIKMFLCTGVEPHTPGVVVGSRPLNLFIKVIFAYGHL; from the exons ATGTTGTCGACAAAGGTGCACTACCTAAAATACCCCAAATCAGCAAACTTGGTAAATCTCTGTGGCAAG ATAAATAGCGATTATGTAGCTGTATCCTTCAACAAAACGCGAGCCAGAAACTATCATCTGTCGGTGAccacaaatacaacaaaacaacacCTGCTCTTGCCGGCAACGCTAAATGGGATCAGCTTGCCCGGCGGAGGACAAGCTTTACGGTTCTCAAGCGCCGATACAACAACAGCTGCTAAAACAGTTGTAGATCTCTCCAATATCCCCGAAGCACCCCCTGTTCCACCAGCACCACTGGAGGAAGTTACAATAAATGCACTTGGTGAGCCTACATTTGCGTCTATCGGCCTTGGTGGCTGGTCTCCAGTGGGTATGGTAGAAAATATTATGGAATATTTACATGTTACCTGTGATTTGCCGTGGTGGGGTGCAATCGCTCTTGGCACGCTAGCAGTACGCATAATCATATTCCCGCTGGTGATTATGGCACAACGAAATGCAGCAAAAATGGGCAATAATATGCCACAAATGCAAGTGCTACAATTAAAAATGAGTGAAGCGCGTCAAACTGGGAATGTGTTGGATGCATCGCGATATGCACAAGAAATGATGTTATTCATGAAGGGCAAAAATATTAATCCTCTAAAGAATATGATTGTACCAATAGCACAAGCAccacttttcatttcattttttatgagTTTACGTGCTATGGCTAATACACCTGTGGAGTCAATGCGTGAAGGTGGTCTCTTTTGGTTTACCGATTTAACTGTGGCAGATCCTACGTTCATATTGCCAATAATTACCAGCGCTACACTCTACTTGACAATAGAAGTTGGTACAGATAGTGCCCGTTTGAGTGCACAAAATATGGGAATGATGAAATATGTTTTACGTGCATTACCAATTTGCATATTTCCATTTACAATGAACTTTCCAGCGGCTATTCTAACTTATTGGGCTTGCAGTAATTTCATTTCATTAGTGCAG GTGTCCATTTTAAAAATACCTAGCGTAcgtgattattttaaaattgaaagaaTGGTTGTGCATAAACCAGAAGCTCTccctataaagaagaaaaagTTCTTGGAAGGCATAAAAGAAT ACGTGCTCCTATTTGTTTTTCTTGCGAAGTGGAGGTACGGACATACatattttattccgactccgaacgacatctacaaggcagatgcattttcactgagaagcttttttaTGGCAGAGTGTTTGCGAAATCAATTCCGTGTGGCTACCCCGActagaattttttttctaattaaaatgtTTCTTTGCACGGGAGTTGAACCCCATACCCCAGGTGTGGTAGTCGGGTCACGCCCATTAAACCTATTTATTAAGGTAATTTTCGCTTATGGCCACTTATAA
- the OXA1L gene encoding mitochondrial inner membrane protein OXA1L isoform X2: MLSTKVHYLKYPKSANLVNLCGKINSDYVAVSFNKTRARNYHLSVTTNTTKQHLLLPATLNGISLPGGGQALRFSSADTTTAAKTVVDLSNIPEAPPVPPAPLEEVTINALGEPTFASIGLGGWSPVGMVENIMEYLHVTCDLPWWGAIALGTLAVRIIIFPLVIMAQRNAAKMGNNMPQMQVLQLKMSEARQTGNVLDASRYAQEMMLFMKGKNINPLKNMIVPIAQAPLFISFFMSLRAMANTPVESMREGGLFWFTDLTVADPTFILPIITSATLYLTIEVGTDSARLSAQNMGMMKYVLRALPICIFPFTMNFPAAILTYWACSNFISLVQVSILKIPSVRDYFKIERMVVHKPEALPIKKKKFLEGIKESWQNMKITKELEDRQRLDEIRFAKAGKGPLIKTFKYDPTKPRPTATTTANTSTGASPVQAKKA; the protein is encoded by the exons ATGTTGTCGACAAAGGTGCACTACCTAAAATACCCCAAATCAGCAAACTTGGTAAATCTCTGTGGCAAG ATAAATAGCGATTATGTAGCTGTATCCTTCAACAAAACGCGAGCCAGAAACTATCATCTGTCGGTGAccacaaatacaacaaaacaacacCTGCTCTTGCCGGCAACGCTAAATGGGATCAGCTTGCCCGGCGGAGGACAAGCTTTACGGTTCTCAAGCGCCGATACAACAACAGCTGCTAAAACAGTTGTAGATCTCTCCAATATCCCCGAAGCACCCCCTGTTCCACCAGCACCACTGGAGGAAGTTACAATAAATGCACTTGGTGAGCCTACATTTGCGTCTATCGGCCTTGGTGGCTGGTCTCCAGTGGGTATGGTAGAAAATATTATGGAATATTTACATGTTACCTGTGATTTGCCGTGGTGGGGTGCAATCGCTCTTGGCACGCTAGCAGTACGCATAATCATATTCCCGCTGGTGATTATGGCACAACGAAATGCAGCAAAAATGGGCAATAATATGCCACAAATGCAAGTGCTACAATTAAAAATGAGTGAAGCGCGTCAAACTGGGAATGTGTTGGATGCATCGCGATATGCACAAGAAATGATGTTATTCATGAAGGGCAAAAATATTAATCCTCTAAAGAATATGATTGTACCAATAGCACAAGCAccacttttcatttcattttttatgagTTTACGTGCTATGGCTAATACACCTGTGGAGTCAATGCGTGAAGGTGGTCTCTTTTGGTTTACCGATTTAACTGTGGCAGATCCTACGTTCATATTGCCAATAATTACCAGCGCTACACTCTACTTGACAATAGAAGTTGGTACAGATAGTGCCCGTTTGAGTGCACAAAATATGGGAATGATGAAATATGTTTTACGTGCATTACCAATTTGCATATTTCCATTTACAATGAACTTTCCAGCGGCTATTCTAACTTATTGGGCTTGCAGTAATTTCATTTCATTAGTGCAG GTGTCCATTTTAAAAATACCTAGCGTAcgtgattattttaaaattgaaagaaTGGTTGTGCATAAACCAGAAGCTCTccctataaagaagaaaaagTTCTTGGAAGGCATAAAAGAAT CTTGGCAAAATATGAAAATAACCAAAGAACTTGAAGATCGACAACGACTGGATGAAATACGTTTCGCGAAAGCTGGAAAAGGCCCTTTAATAAAAACATTCAAATATGATCCGACAAAACCACGACCCACAGCGACAACGACAGCGAACACAAGTACGGGAGCATCCCCAGTGCAAGCAAAGAAAGCTTAG